One Halobacterium wangiae genomic window, CACCAGTTCGACGTCGACGTCCGCTTCTTCCTCGTCCTCCCCGGCCACACCCTTCCGGATGACCCCCTTGACGAGTTCCTGTTCGACGGCCGAGGTGCCGATGCGGGACACGCGCTCGCCGGTGTCGATCTGGGCCTCCGGGTAGCCGGAGACCTCCGTCACTTCGGCGACGCGGAGACCGATCTTCTGCTTGTCGTCGGCGCGGTCGAGGACGAGGATGTTGTCCGAGGCGAGGTCGCCCTCGATGGCGAGGAACTCCCGCGGGTCGACGATAGCGGTCGTCTCACCCCGGAGGTCCATCACACCTTCGACGGCGTCGGGGGCCCGCGGGACGCGAGTCACCTGCTTGGACTCGACGATGCTGTCCACCGCGTCGATGTCGATGGCGCAGACCTCGTCGCCGAGGCGGAACTCGACGACGTGAGCGTCGTTGGTCACTACCCGGTCGGCCTCCTCGAGGTTCATCATACCCCGAACCACGAGAGACCACGACCAAAACTGTTTCGCGGACTACCGTCGCGGGAACACGAGTCCGTCCTCCTCCGAGACCGTCGAGACGAGGTCACCGATCGTGTCGTCGGGCCCGAGCTCCTGGTCTTCCAGGTACGCCACGAGCCGCGCTGTCGGGTACCGGACGTTGACGGTCGACTCCGAGAGCAGGATGCCCAGCGCTTCGTCGACGGACGTGTCGCCCGCGACCTGTCGCGCGTACCAGACGAGCAGGCCGTCGAACGCGGAGCCGATGTCGTCGGTGGCGAGCTGCTGGTGGTTGACGTCGCTCCCGGTCTTCGCGGAGATGTGGTAGGCGTAGGTGCTGTCGTGGTCGGACAGTTCGTCGCCGAGCCACCGCTTGACGTC contains:
- a CDS encoding chemotaxis protein CheW — protein: MMNLEEADRVVTNDAHVVEFRLGDEVCAIDIDAVDSIVESKQVTRVPRAPDAVEGVMDLRGETTAIVDPREFLAIEGDLASDNILVLDRADDKQKIGLRVAEVTEVSGYPEAQIDTGERVSRIGTSAVEQELVKGVIRKGVAGEDEEEADVDVELVLWLDIDRLIAAVSDDESEDNQH
- a CDS encoding DUF7500 family protein; translation: MVSGGDGQQDAEGEVLSPEELDIEAQEDVAKLDEGRYVIGADGPPTNTDAAADPETTGGRGDPGAEPEAEPEAEPEPEPRPDVDPVDQISGGDVKRWLGDELSDHDSTYAYHISAKTGSDVNHQQLATDDIGSAFDGLLVWYARQVAGDTSVDEALGILLSESTVNVRYPTARLVAYLEDQELGPDDTIGDLVSTVSEEDGLVFPRR